DNA from Halorarum salinum:
CGTTTCGGGTACCCGTCCGGGTTCGCGCCGCTCCCGTCGAGCGAGGGGCCGTCGACGGACGACGACGCCCGAACGACGGGAAGGCTTACGTTCGCCCCCTCGAATACCGCAAGTCGATGGCCGACATACTGCCCTCCACCCCGGACCTCGGGAGCCCCGAGGAGCGGGAGCCTCGCGTGCTCGGCGTCGACGCCGAGGACGCCGAGGACGTGCTCTCGGCGCTGTCCTCGGACACGGCCCGGGAGCTACTCGCGACGCTCCACGAGGAACCGGGTCCCGCCAGCGACGTCGCGAAGCGCGTCGACACGAGCCTCCAGAACGCCCAGTACCACCTCAAGCGCCTCCACGACGCCGGCCTCGTCGAGGTCGGCGGCACCGCCTACTCCGAGAAGGGGCGCGAGATGGACGTCTACACCCCGGCGGACCGCGCGCTCGTCCTCGTCGCCGGCCGCGAGGAGGACACCCGCGGGCTGAAGGGGACCCTCAAGCGCCTTCTCGGCGGGGTCGGCGTCGTCGCGCTCGTCTCCGTGCTCGTCGAGACGTGGCTCGACGGGCCGTTCGCACCCACGCTCCCGTTCGGGCAGACCGGCTCCGCC
Protein-coding regions in this window:
- a CDS encoding ArsR/SmtB family transcription factor, which encodes MADILPSTPDLGSPEEREPRVLGVDAEDAEDVLSALSSDTARELLATLHEEPGPASDVAKRVDTSLQNAQYHLKRLHDAGLVEVGGTAYSEKGREMDVYTPADRALVLVAGREEDTRGLKGTLKRLLGGVGVVALVSVLVETWLDGPFAPTLPFGQTGSADSGGGGDVEMMAVDAAEAAASEPTLWEQIAASPGALFFLGGVVALSLAVAYVYWRHSR